The following proteins are co-located in the Helicoverpa armigera isolate CAAS_96S chromosome 23, ASM3070526v1, whole genome shotgun sequence genome:
- the LOC110377437 gene encoding spidroin-1 isoform X9 — MMKIKRSLWLLCLLAVGITARPDSAEPASSPVSDEIRSAQLLGSSSLESDEAADTPDDSESNESRMFNPDELISFAPELLQKCRTEGDMYYEKKGGICYVCACFNNIGRLYSKCAPCNLCPPAQLPVPFPSPEPRPLPPSPLPVLPIPLPQPLPLPPVQPLPIPLPPLPPLPPFPIPRIEPIPPPPPAPKPKPQPSEILYCPPPMFIPGPPRPYPVPVPVPGKPILVPVPVPVPVPAEKIFIRGPSVPVPVPVEKKVAVPYPVDRPYPVPSPAKLVPYPVPIIKNVPGPEVKVPVPVPSPPIRVPYAVNRYITVPGKDRLIPVPVPVPVPVKVPGETKYYPVPVILYVAPECRTQKPLVPFRVPSEPCVIFVCKVVYNYVYIESQPDPKCVIVPSDDSVAPPPPLISPGWGSSTSIANANANAGSSGYGSSDASASANANANSGGLYPGAYGPYGFFPGSSSSASADASANSGSGGYGGLNWGSANANAAANAATNAGYGSGYSSADAQAAANAGSAGLLGGWSLADAQAAANAATSGYGGGYSSADAQATANAGSSGLGGGWSLADAQAAANAGSSGYGSGYSLADAQAVANAGSAGYGGAYGLADAQAAATAGYGSGYSLADAQAAANAAGYGNGYSSADANAAANAATNSGYGPVISSYGGANANAAANAATNTWLNGYGVANANAAANAATNSGYGPVISSYGGANANAAANAATNTWLNGYGVANANAAANAATNAGYGGGYSSADAQAAANAASLGYGGGYSSADAQAAANAGSSGFGGGWSLADAQAAANAGSSGYGGGWSSADAQAAANAGASGIGGGYSLADAQAAANAGSSGIGGGWSLADAQAAANAASGVGGYGGYSDANAAAQAITNAGSGYGGGYSIADAQAAANAGGYGGLGGYSDASAAAQAAAAGYGGYGNANAAAQAAAQAAANGYGGYGGYGDASAAAAAAAAAAAAGGYGGYGDASAAAAAAAAAAAAGGYGDAGAAAAAAAAAAAAAGAGYGDASAAAAAAAAAAAAGGAGGFGDASAAAAAAAAAAANANGYGGYGGSNAISQALANAGFGIRSGEPDDQSRSGQLDESDDLIASQEARKKRNTEQRKPNLRMRA, encoded by the exons ATGATGAAGATCAAGAGGAGCCTCTGGCTTCTCTGCCTTTTGGCTGTGGGGATCACAGCCCGCCCCGATAGCG CTGAGCCGGCATCATCACCAGTGAGTGACGAAATCAGATCCGCGCAATTGCTCGGATCTTCATCATTAGAATCag ACGAAGCAGCAGATACCCCAGATGACTCAGAATCCAACGAAAGTCGCATGTTCAACCCTGACGAACTAATCAGCTTCGCTCCGG AGCTGTTACAAAAATGCCGTACGGAAGGTGACATGTACTATGAGAAGAAGGGCGGCATATGCTATGTATGCGCTTGCTTCAACAACATAGGACGCTTGTACTCCAAGTGTGCACCTTGCAACCTATGCCCAC CGGCACAGCTACCTGTACCTTTCCCGAGTCCAG AGCCTCGCCCTCTTCCTCCATCACCGCTGCCAG tGTTACCGATACCGTTACCACAGCCGC TGCCGTTGCCGCCAGTGCAGCCGTTGCCGATACCACTGCCGCCACTCCCACCACTCCCACCATTCCCAATACCTCGCATTGAACCCATTCCTCCACCGCCCCCTGCACCTAAGCCGAAACCTCAGCCATCGGAGATATTGTACT GTCCACCTCCTATGTTCATACCTGGACCACCGCGTCCATACCCAGTACCGGTACCAGTCCCAGGTAAACCCATATTGGTACCTGTACCCGTACCTGTACCTGTTCCGGCTGAAAAGATTTTCATTCGCGGGCCATCCGTACCTGTCCCAGTACCAGTGGAGAAGAAAGTAGCTGTACCATACCCAGTTGACAG GCCGTATCCAGTACCCTCCCCGGCTAAATTGGTACCCTACCCTGTACCAATCATAAAGAACGTGCCAGGACCTGAAGTGAAAGTACCGGTACCTGTACCATCTCCTCCTATCCGAGTACCTTACGCGGTGAATCGCTACATCACTGTTCCTGGCAAAGATAGACTTATACCTGTACCAGTACCTGTACCTGTACCTGTTAAAGTACCTGGAG AAACTAAATACTACCCAGTACCGGTCATCCTATACGTAG CTCCCGAATGCAGGACACAAAAACCGCTGGTACCATTCCGCGTGCCATCCGAACCTTGCGTGATCTTCGTCTGCAAAGTTGTGTACAACTACGTCTACATCGAATCGCAACCTGACCCCAAATGCGTAATAG TACCATCAGACGACTCGGTAGCAC caccACCACCACTAATCAGTCCCGGTTGGGGTTCATCCACATCTATAGCTAATGCTAATGCTAACGCTGGCTCCAGTGGGTACGGATCTAGTGACGCCAGCGCATCAGCCAATGCAAATGCAAATTCTGGTGGTTTATATCCAGGAGCCTACGGTCCCTATGGCTTTTTCCCTGGTTCCAGTTCCAGTGCGTCAGCTGATGCTTCAGCCAACTCTGGAAGCGGAGGCTACGGAGGATTAAATTGGGGTAGCGCTAATGCTAATGCCGCTGCAAATGCCGCAACCAACGCTGGTTATGGAAGTGGATACAGTTCAGCAGACGCTCAAGCCGCAGCTAATGCCGGATCTGCAGGTTTACTAGGTGGATGGAGTCTAGCTGACGCGCAAGCAGCAGCTAATGCCGCAACATCAGGCTACGGAGGCGGATACAGTTCAGCAGACGCTCAAGCTACCGCTAATGCTGGATCATCAGGTTTAGGAGGTGGATGGAGTTTGGCTGACGCGCAAGCCGCTGCCAATGCTGGATCATCAGGCTACGGAAGCGGATATAGCCTAGCGGATGCCCAAGCCGTAGCTAACGCCGGATCAGCAGGCTATGGAGGCGCATATGGTTTGGCAGATGCTCAGGCAGCAGCTACTGCTGGTTATGGCAGTGGATACAGCTTGGCAGACGCTCAAGCTGCAGCAAAtgcagcgggctatggaaatgGATACAGTTCGGCAGACGCAAACGCTGCTGCTAATGCTGCAACTAATTCTGGCTATGGACCAGTGATAAGTAGCTATGGAGGAGCAAACGCTAATGCCGCTGCTAATGCAGCAACTAATACATGGTTAAATGGCTATGGGGTAGCAAACGCAAACGCTGCTGCTAATGCTGCAACTAATTCTGGCTATGGACCAGTGATAAGTAGCTATGGAGGAGCAAACGCTAATGCCGCTGCTAATGCAGCAACTAATACATGGTTAAATGGCTATGGAGTAGCAAACGCAAACGCTGCTGCTAATGCTGCAACCAACGCTGGCTATGGAGGTGGATACAGTTCAGCCGACGCGCAAGCCGCAGCTAATGCCGCATCATTAGGGTACGGAGGTGGTTACAGTTCAGCAGACGCTCAAGCTGCCGCTAATGCAGGATCATCAGGCTTTGGCGGTGGATGGAGTTTGGCTGATGCCCAAGCTGCTGCCAATGCTGGATCATCAGGCTACGGAGGAGGATGGAGTTCAGCCGACGCGCAAGCCGCTGCCAATGCTGGAGCATCAGGTATTGGAGGTGGATACAGTTTGGCAGATGCCCAAGCTGCAGCTAATGCCGGATCATCAGGCATAGGTGGCGGATGGAGTTTGGCTGACGCGCAAGCTGCTGCTAATGCCGCATCAGGCGTTGGTGGGTACGGAGGCTACAGTGATGCTAATGCTGCAGCACAAGCTATAACTAACGCCGGATCTGGTTATGGAGGAGGTTACAGTATCGCAGATGCCCAAGCAGCAGCCAACGCTGGAGGATATGGTGGCTTGGGAGGTTACAGCGATGCAAGTGCCGCTGCACAGGCAGCTGCCGCCGGCTATGGTGGATATGGAAATGCTAATGCTGCTGCTCAAGCTGCTGCTCAAGCTGCTGCTAACGGTTATGGTGGATACGGAGGCTACGGTGATGCCAGTGCAGCTGCCGCtgccgctgctgctgctgctgccgccgGCGGCTATGGAGGCTACGGTGATGCCAGtgccgctgctgccgccgcTGCTGCAGCTGCTGCCGCCGGCGGCTATGGAGACGCTGGTGCAGCGGCTGCGGCTGCTGCAGCTGCCGCTGCTGCTGCCGGAGCAGGCTATGGAGACGCTAGTGCAGCGGCTGCGGCTGCCGCGGCTGCTGCAGCTGCGGGTGGTGCAGGCGGCTTCGGAGATGCAAGTGcagctgccgccgccgccgctgccgctgcAGCAAATGCTAATGGCTATGGTGGCTATGGAGGATCAAACGCAATTTCTCAAGCATTGGCGAACGCTGGCTTCGGCATTCGAAGCGGGGAACCAGATGACCAGTCTAGATCCGGACAGTTAGATGAATCAGATGATCTTATAGCTTCACAAGAAGCTAGGAAGAAACGTAACACTGAGCAACGCAAACCCAATCTCAGAATGAGAGCCTAA